One stretch of Rhodoferax lithotrophicus DNA includes these proteins:
- the flhA gene encoding flagellar biosynthesis protein FlhA codes for MNLSLLTLKNWFGSNSALMKGAAAPMLVVAILSMMVLPLAPWVLDTFFTFNIAVALMVMMVAAYMLKPLDFAAFPAVLLLTTLMRLSLNVASTRVVLLEGHTGPGAAGAVIEAFGHFLIGGNFAVGLIVFSILVVINFVVVTKGAERIAEVSARFALDAMPGKQMAVDADLNAGLIDEKEAKRRRAEVSEEADFFGSMDGASKFVRGDAVAGILILLINIFGGFTVGVLQHGLTASQAADSYILLAVGDALVAQIPGLLISVAAAMVVSRVGKENDLSNQIVTQMFISPKVLGITGTIMGILGIIPGMPHVVFLGISMLLGYGAWMLAHQPPPVEPSTIEPAPASDGEASWDDLQPVDQLGLELGYRLITLVDKNRQGDLLTRIKGVRRKFAQEVGFLPPPVHVRDNLELKPSGYRITLRGVIVGEGEAFPGMFLAINPGGINTPLIGTPTTDPAFGLPAHWIDATQKEAAQMAGFTVVDSETVMATHLSHLMQVQAAKLLSRTETQQLVEHVSKLAPKLIEEVVPKMVSIAVFQKVLQLLLEESVHIRDIRTIIESIAEHATTVTDPAELAKRVRVALSPAIVQQIYGAINELNVIAIDPPLERLLVQALGNTSGQGQALDPGVAEILTQKAAEMALKQEEIGIPACLLVPDQIRSSVARLVRRVAPRLQVLAHSEIPESHTIRIGPILKGAAS; via the coding sequence ATGAACTTGTCACTTCTTACACTCAAGAATTGGTTTGGCAGCAACTCTGCACTGATGAAAGGTGCCGCCGCACCCATGCTGGTGGTGGCCATTTTGTCAATGATGGTACTGCCCTTGGCACCCTGGGTGCTGGACACTTTTTTCACATTCAACATCGCAGTGGCGTTGATGGTGATGATGGTGGCCGCTTACATGCTCAAGCCACTGGACTTTGCGGCCTTTCCAGCGGTTCTGCTGCTAACCACTTTGATGCGCCTGTCCTTGAACGTAGCGTCCACCCGCGTGGTGCTTCTTGAAGGTCACACCGGCCCAGGTGCTGCGGGTGCAGTGATTGAAGCCTTTGGTCACTTCCTGATTGGTGGCAACTTTGCGGTTGGCTTGATTGTTTTCTCCATTTTGGTGGTCATTAACTTTGTGGTGGTCACCAAAGGTGCCGAACGGATTGCTGAAGTGTCTGCCCGTTTTGCCCTGGATGCCATGCCCGGCAAACAGATGGCCGTAGATGCTGACCTGAATGCTGGTCTGATCGATGAAAAAGAAGCCAAACGCCGCCGCGCAGAAGTTTCTGAAGAAGCTGATTTCTTTGGCTCCATGGACGGGGCATCCAAGTTCGTACGTGGCGATGCGGTTGCAGGTATTTTGATTTTGCTGATCAACATCTTTGGCGGTTTCACGGTAGGTGTACTGCAGCACGGCTTAACGGCATCCCAGGCAGCTGACTCGTATATTCTGCTGGCGGTGGGTGATGCCTTGGTTGCACAAATTCCGGGCTTGCTGATCTCCGTAGCTGCGGCCATGGTGGTATCACGTGTGGGCAAGGAAAATGATCTGAGCAACCAGATCGTCACCCAAATGTTCATTTCACCCAAAGTGCTGGGTATCACCGGAACCATCATGGGTATCCTTGGCATCATTCCTGGCATGCCCCACGTGGTTTTTCTGGGTATCTCCATGCTATTGGGCTATGGTGCCTGGATGTTGGCCCACCAACCGCCCCCCGTTGAACCAAGCACCATTGAACCAGCCCCGGCCTCTGATGGGGAAGCCAGTTGGGACGATTTGCAACCCGTTGACCAACTGGGTCTGGAGCTAGGCTATCGCCTGATTACGCTGGTAGACAAAAATCGCCAAGGTGACTTGCTCACACGCATCAAAGGGGTGCGCCGGAAATTCGCCCAAGAAGTCGGATTTTTACCCCCTCCCGTCCATGTGCGGGACAACCTGGAGCTCAAACCCAGCGGCTACCGCATCACGCTGCGTGGTGTGATTGTGGGTGAGGGCGAGGCTTTTCCCGGCATGTTTCTGGCCATCAACCCCGGTGGCATCAACACTCCATTGATTGGTACCCCCACCACTGACCCCGCTTTTGGCCTGCCAGCACACTGGATTGATGCCACACAAAAAGAAGCCGCACAAATGGCCGGATTTACCGTGGTTGATTCTGAGACTGTCATGGCCACACATTTGTCACACTTGATGCAAGTGCAGGCTGCCAAATTACTGAGCCGCACAGAAACTCAGCAACTGGTAGAACACGTGAGCAAACTGGCCCCCAAACTGATTGAAGAAGTAGTGCCCAAGATGGTTTCGATTGCTGTCTTTCAAAAAGTTCTGCAACTGCTGCTGGAAGAGTCCGTGCACATTCGTGACATCCGCACCATCATCGAATCCATCGCCGAACACGCCACCACGGTCACCGATCCAGCGGAACTAGCCAAACGTGTGCGCGTGGCCTTGTCACCGGCCATCGTGCAACAAATTTATGGTGCCATCAATGAACTCAACGTCATCGCCATTGATCCGCCACTGGAACGACTGCTGGTGCAAGCCTTGGGTAATACCTCTGGACAAGGCCAGGCCCTTGACCCTGGAGTGGCAGAAATCCTGACACAAAAAGCCGCTGAAATGGCACTCAAACAGGAAGAAATTGGCATCCCGGCCTGCTTGCTGGTGCCTGATCAAATTCGCAGCTCTGTCGCCCGTTTGGTGCGCCGCGTTGCCCCACGACTGCAGGTTCTCGCACACAGCGAAATTCCTGAGTCACACACTATTCGCATTGGCCCGATTCTCAAAGGTGCAGCATCATGA
- the flhF gene encoding flagellar biosynthesis protein FlhF, translating to MNIQRFTAPTAREALAKARMTFGDGTLILSNRPTAAGIEVVATGEDTLAALDRNELSRQGKRQPSDQPASSPKVDPNSQVVDDTTQLAMSTLSFQDYVRERMLRRRHEAINGQSSLEERSQPHRANPSAVRSAPAQITPFQAPAAITTQPTPRPAAQTTSRPASRPVASPTLAPASSLMPQGIVDELQAMKTLIEDRFNTLTWLGQTRQSPIHSNLMLKLIRSGYSPTLSRTILERMQEDIAAPEAMRWIMDVLTRNLRTDADTSAIHVEGGTYALVGATGVGKTTTAAKLAGLCARTHGANSVGLITLDTYRVGAHEQLRAYGRMLGVVAHLAHDRAALQDLLGLLSNKKMVLIDTTGIAPNDPRKRDMLDVLDIAGVNRLLVLNAGGHGDTLDDVVTSFKTGGVQQSILSKIDEAAKIGPALDAVIRHQLVLRGVTMGQKVPEDWERADAAKLIAMSMRAPTKSAFDPKSADLGFFFADSAPIHAGQFHA from the coding sequence ATGAACATTCAACGCTTTACCGCCCCCACCGCCCGCGAAGCTCTTGCCAAAGCCCGTATGACATTTGGCGATGGCACACTGATTTTGTCCAATCGCCCCACGGCGGCCGGTATCGAAGTAGTGGCTACGGGAGAAGACACCTTGGCCGCACTGGACCGCAACGAACTAAGCCGTCAAGGCAAGCGCCAGCCATCCGATCAACCCGCGAGCTCACCGAAGGTTGACCCAAACAGCCAAGTGGTGGATGACACCACCCAACTGGCCATGAGCACGTTGTCATTTCAAGACTACGTGCGCGAACGTATGTTGCGCCGACGCCATGAAGCCATCAATGGCCAGTCAAGCCTGGAAGAGCGCAGCCAGCCACACCGTGCAAACCCGAGTGCAGTGCGCTCTGCCCCGGCTCAAATCACACCGTTTCAAGCACCTGCTGCAATAACAACCCAACCGACACCTAGGCCAGCCGCACAAACCACCTCACGGCCAGCTTCACGGCCTGTCGCTAGCCCAACGCTCGCGCCAGCATCATCCCTGATGCCACAGGGCATTGTGGACGAACTCCAGGCCATGAAAACGCTGATTGAAGATCGATTCAATACCTTGACCTGGCTGGGACAAACCCGGCAAAGCCCCATTCATTCGAATCTGATGCTCAAGCTGATCCGCTCAGGCTACTCTCCCACCCTTTCCAGAACTATTTTGGAGCGTATGCAGGAAGACATTGCAGCACCAGAAGCCATGCGCTGGATCATGGACGTATTAACCCGCAACCTGCGCACCGATGCGGACACAAGCGCTATACATGTAGAAGGTGGAACCTACGCCTTGGTCGGAGCAACTGGTGTAGGGAAAACCACCACAGCAGCCAAACTTGCAGGCCTGTGCGCTCGTACCCATGGTGCCAACAGTGTTGGGTTGATCACCTTGGACACCTATCGTGTGGGTGCCCATGAACAATTGCGCGCTTATGGACGCATGCTGGGAGTAGTCGCTCACTTGGCCCATGACCGTGCAGCGCTGCAAGATTTACTGGGTTTACTGTCCAATAAAAAGATGGTGCTGATCGACACCACAGGCATTGCCCCCAATGATCCACGTAAACGTGACATGCTGGATGTGCTTGATATCGCGGGTGTCAACCGCCTGCTGGTGCTCAATGCGGGTGGCCATGGCGACACACTGGATGATGTGGTGACTTCTTTCAAAACAGGTGGTGTCCAACAATCTATCCTGTCCAAAATTGACGAGGCCGCCAAAATTGGGCCGGCACTGGATGCGGTGATTCGCCACCAGCTGGTGCTGCGTGGCGTAACCATGGGCCAGAAAGTACCGGAAGACTGGGAACGTGCCGATGCCGCCAAACTGATCGCCATGTCCATGCGTGCACCCACCAAATCAGCCTTCGACCCCAAGAGTGCCGATCTTGGCTTCTTCTTTGCTGACAGTGCACCCATTCATGCGGGACAGTTCCATGCTTGA